Proteins encoded within one genomic window of [Enterobacter] lignolyticus SCF1:
- a CDS encoding capsular polysaccharide biosynthesis protein has product MIGIFSSGIWRIPHLEALLGQPCRRLSSLSAKARGLQAIAVWGERPTSQRPIALAKKAGLPVIRLEDGFIRSLGLGINGDPPLSIVTDDLGIYYDASRASRLEKLIQDSAGNAAFAARTLQAIDMVVQNDLSKYNHAPPFSGSPTGKETVLVVDQTQGDVSVTLGGATERQFAAMLSRAIAEHPDADIWVKTHPDVLCGKKRGYLSVLPDSSQVRLLAQDVSPQSLLRHVGHVYTVTSQYGFEALIAGKKVTCFGLPWYAGWGLTDDRHPLAARLAERRGNASLSDLVSAAWFRYARYVDPQTGTPCSLFRVLEHLKLQRAHHIIRRGALWAPGMTLWKGSIIKPFLKTTDNQLIFSKHPGNASVCIAWGVNGEKRWQPSAEKLGIPVWRMEDGFLRSAGLGSDLQPPLSLVLDKTGIYYDATRPSDLEHLLNHSQLTPAQRLRAGALQQTLVTSKVSKYNLGARWRLPPEAAGRRVLLVPGQVENDASIATGTFSVNTNLSLLQTARSANPDAFIIYKPHPDVLAGNRPGHIPEETAGCLADIIVRDADIIECIQQVDEVHTMTSLCGFEALIHGKAVHCYGMPFYAGWGLTHDIHHCQRRIRKLTLLDLIYQTLIIYPTYINPANKVIINVEQAIEILSFLPKEKLAGTKPKSSRCRRVLKKAINLYKIKFD; this is encoded by the coding sequence ATGATTGGGATATTTTCATCCGGGATCTGGCGGATCCCTCATCTGGAAGCGCTGCTGGGCCAGCCCTGTCGCAGGCTTTCTTCCTTATCTGCAAAAGCCCGCGGCCTGCAGGCTATTGCGGTCTGGGGCGAGCGCCCGACGTCGCAGCGCCCCATTGCGCTGGCAAAGAAGGCCGGGCTTCCGGTGATTCGCCTTGAGGATGGTTTTATTCGCTCTCTCGGGCTGGGCATAAATGGCGACCCGCCGCTTTCCATCGTGACGGATGACCTGGGAATTTATTATGACGCCAGCCGTGCCAGCCGGCTGGAAAAACTGATTCAGGATAGCGCAGGAAATGCGGCATTTGCCGCCAGAACCCTGCAGGCCATTGACATGGTGGTACAAAACGACCTGTCAAAATACAACCATGCTCCCCCTTTCTCTGGTAGCCCCACCGGCAAAGAAACCGTCCTGGTTGTCGATCAGACCCAGGGCGATGTGTCGGTCACCCTTGGAGGAGCAACCGAGCGCCAGTTTGCCGCCATGCTGTCGCGGGCGATTGCGGAACACCCTGACGCTGATATTTGGGTGAAAACGCATCCGGATGTTTTGTGCGGCAAAAAACGGGGGTATCTGTCTGTCCTTCCCGATTCGTCGCAGGTACGGCTTCTGGCGCAGGATGTCAGCCCCCAGTCGCTGTTGCGCCACGTCGGCCATGTGTATACCGTCACGTCGCAGTATGGTTTTGAGGCGCTTATTGCCGGTAAAAAAGTCACCTGCTTTGGCCTGCCATGGTATGCCGGCTGGGGGCTCACGGATGACAGGCACCCGCTCGCCGCCCGGCTTGCCGAAAGACGCGGTAATGCCTCGCTGTCGGATCTGGTCAGCGCCGCCTGGTTTCGCTATGCCCGCTATGTGGACCCGCAAACCGGCACGCCCTGCTCGCTGTTCAGGGTACTGGAACACCTCAAACTGCAGCGGGCGCATCACATTATCCGTCGGGGGGCGCTATGGGCGCCAGGTATGACGCTCTGGAAGGGCAGCATCATTAAGCCATTCCTGAAAACGACGGACAACCAGTTAATTTTCAGTAAACATCCCGGAAACGCCAGCGTTTGTATTGCCTGGGGAGTGAACGGCGAAAAACGCTGGCAGCCGTCAGCGGAAAAACTGGGGATACCGGTATGGCGCATGGAGGACGGTTTCCTGCGTTCCGCCGGGTTAGGTTCTGACCTGCAGCCACCGCTTTCTTTGGTCCTCGATAAAACCGGTATTTACTATGATGCGACCCGACCGAGCGATTTGGAGCACCTGCTCAACCACTCGCAGCTTACCCCCGCGCAACGGCTACGCGCCGGGGCTCTGCAGCAGACATTAGTCACCAGTAAAGTCAGCAAATACAACCTCGGCGCCCGCTGGCGATTGCCGCCAGAAGCGGCTGGCAGACGCGTGCTGCTGGTGCCAGGCCAGGTCGAAAATGATGCCTCCATTGCGACCGGCACCTTTTCTGTCAACACCAACTTAAGCCTGCTGCAGACCGCACGCAGCGCAAACCCGGACGCGTTCATTATCTATAAGCCGCATCCGGATGTTCTGGCCGGTAACCGCCCCGGACATATCCCCGAGGAAACGGCGGGCTGTCTGGCCGATATCATTGTGCGGGATGCCGATATTATCGAGTGTATCCAGCAGGTCGATGAAGTTCACACCATGACGTCGCTCTGCGGCTTCGAGGCGCTTATTCATGGTAAAGCGGTTCACTGCTACGGCATGCCATTCTATGCCGGGTGGGGACTGACCCACGATATACACCACTGCCAGCGTCGGATTCGGAAATTAACATTGCTGGACCTTATTTATCAGACCTTGATTATTTACCCAACATATATCAATCCGGCTAATAAGGTAATTATCAATGTAGAACAAGCAATAGAAATTCTCTCATTTCTACCAAAAGAAAAACTAGCGGGTACCAAACCTAAGTCGAGTCGATGCAGGAGAGTTCTTAAGAAAGCCATCAATCTTTACAAGATTAAATTTGATTAA
- a CDS encoding capsule biosynthesis protein: MESNALKTLLWGKRYLLLQGPMGPFFNDMAEWFESQDREARNVVFNGGDRFYCRSRKYYSYLKTPKEFPHWLKETWKDYPFDTLICFGDCRVLHQAAKRWAASKNIRFLAFEEGYLRPHFITLESGGVNAFSSLPRDPEFYRHLPELPELEVTSLKPSTRLRIWHAMWYYFVSWYHRKQFPHYRHHKSFSPWYEARCWLRAGWRKQWYRFKERRVMALLKGSLKKRYFLAILQVYNDSQIRNHSDYKDVRNYINDVMYSFSKKASPTDFLVFKHHPMDRGHRLYGPLIKKLGKKYGVSNRVIYVHDLPMPHLLSLAKAVITINSTAGISALIHNKPLKVMGRALYDIKGLTWQGHLNQFWMADFKPDRQLFNVFRTYLRVNTQINAVFYGRKSPELEQYQIEHTQDITKGKWFVQG, translated from the coding sequence ATGGAAAGCAATGCATTAAAAACTTTACTTTGGGGAAAGCGGTATTTGCTATTGCAAGGTCCAATGGGCCCCTTTTTTAATGATATGGCCGAATGGTTTGAATCTCAGGATCGCGAGGCCAGAAACGTGGTCTTTAACGGAGGCGATCGTTTTTACTGTCGCAGCCGCAAGTACTATTCCTACCTGAAAACGCCAAAAGAGTTCCCACACTGGTTAAAAGAAACATGGAAAGACTATCCTTTCGATACTCTCATTTGCTTTGGCGACTGCCGGGTGTTGCACCAGGCCGCGAAACGCTGGGCGGCTTCGAAAAATATACGCTTTCTGGCCTTTGAAGAGGGATATCTGCGACCGCACTTTATTACCCTTGAGAGCGGCGGCGTAAACGCGTTCTCATCACTCCCTCGCGATCCCGAATTTTACCGCCATCTCCCTGAGCTACCGGAGCTGGAGGTGACAAGCCTGAAACCATCGACCAGGCTGCGTATCTGGCATGCGATGTGGTACTACTTTGTCAGCTGGTATCACCGGAAACAGTTCCCCCATTACCGTCATCATAAATCGTTTTCACCATGGTACGAGGCCCGCTGCTGGCTGCGTGCCGGCTGGCGTAAACAGTGGTACCGATTTAAAGAACGTCGCGTCATGGCACTGCTTAAAGGTAGCCTGAAGAAAAGGTACTTTCTGGCGATACTGCAGGTTTACAACGACAGCCAGATCCGTAACCACAGCGACTACAAAGATGTACGCAACTACATCAACGACGTGATGTACTCGTTTTCGAAAAAAGCGTCGCCCACCGATTTTCTGGTGTTCAAACATCACCCCATGGACCGCGGCCATCGCCTGTACGGACCATTAATTAAAAAACTGGGTAAAAAATACGGTGTCAGCAACCGCGTGATTTACGTACACGATCTCCCCATGCCGCACCTGCTTTCGCTCGCTAAGGCCGTGATAACCATTAACAGTACGGCGGGAATATCCGCTCTGATCCACAACAAGCCGTTGAAAGTAATGGGCAGAGCGCTGTATGACATCAAAGGGTTGACCTGGCAGGGGCATTTAAACCAGTTCTGGATGGCAGATTTCAAACCTGACAGGCAGCTATTTAACGTATTCCGCACTTATCTGCGGGTAAATACGCAGATAAATGCGGTGTTTTATGGCAGGAAGTCACCTGAACTAGAGCAATATCAGATTGAACATACACAAGATATCACCAAAGGAAAATGGTTCGTGCAGGGATAA
- a CDS encoding DUF6270 domain-containing protein, which yields MFEHYAFSAKRKFGDVHYVKNEKFIELSLDELMSHLKEVSAFFCDNLFNIELAKLFINIDKVKKITIDTISENGSICTPDSLACLLEFIRVFPEKIEIEIIEPAESNSEIGLALDRTFLTNVAKVIASDRSLTKLVKNSFGIKPLPISIYGSCCSRDIFDAHDKYNKKSLFTISKYISNNSIVSMFSAPFYYDELDINLDSKFLQYAVKADLDKTTLIDFIHSLSPESLCIIDIMDERFDLLSYRGSYITKTWNFVKTNSYKKIKSNCSQIEFDSEEKIKQTCDNISRLLEIIKSNISYKKIVINNTPMAEYYYSDEGFKRFDDQKYNVLRYNNFHQRVITYIKENHSDVIVMETPWYLNFGDTNHKWGVHPYHFNKSFYLSRAKRLLLAGVSL from the coding sequence ATGTTTGAACATTATGCTTTTTCTGCCAAACGCAAATTTGGAGACGTCCATTACGTAAAAAATGAAAAATTCATCGAATTATCTTTAGATGAACTGATGTCTCATCTTAAAGAAGTTAGTGCTTTTTTTTGTGATAATCTATTTAATATTGAACTTGCTAAGTTATTTATTAATATAGACAAAGTAAAAAAAATCACTATAGATACTATTTCAGAAAATGGCTCTATCTGTACACCGGACTCTTTGGCATGCTTGCTTGAGTTTATAAGAGTATTTCCTGAAAAAATTGAAATCGAGATTATTGAGCCTGCTGAAAGCAATTCTGAGATAGGCTTGGCTCTGGATAGAACATTTTTAACAAATGTTGCAAAAGTAATTGCCTCTGACAGAAGTCTGACAAAGCTTGTCAAGAATAGCTTCGGAATAAAACCATTGCCAATATCTATTTATGGTAGTTGTTGTTCCAGAGATATTTTTGACGCACATGATAAATACAATAAAAAATCTCTTTTCACAATCTCAAAATATATTTCAAATAATTCAATTGTATCCATGTTTTCAGCACCATTTTACTATGATGAATTAGATATTAATCTCGACAGTAAATTTTTACAGTATGCCGTTAAGGCTGATTTGGATAAAACAACCTTGATCGATTTTATTCATTCACTTTCTCCAGAATCATTATGCATTATAGATATCATGGATGAACGTTTTGACCTTTTATCCTATCGAGGGTCTTATATTACAAAAACATGGAATTTTGTTAAAACAAACTCTTATAAAAAGATAAAAAGCAACTGTAGTCAGATTGAATTTGATTCTGAGGAGAAAATAAAACAAACATGTGATAATATTTCAAGGTTGCTTGAGATAATAAAGTCAAACATCAGTTATAAGAAAATCGTTATAAACAATACACCAATGGCTGAGTACTATTATAGTGATGAAGGGTTTAAGCGCTTTGATGATCAAAAATATAATGTATTAAGATATAACAATTTCCATCAGCGGGTGATTACATACATTAAGGAAAACCATAGTGATGTCATTGTTATGGAAACTCCATGGTATTTGAATTTTGGTGATACTAACCATAAATGGGGTGTGCATCCATACCATTTCAATAAGTCTTTCTATCTCTCAAGAGCCAAGCGGTTGCTGCTTGCTGGTGTCAGTTTGTGA
- a CDS encoding bifunctional glycosyltransferase/CDP-glycerol:glycerophosphate glycerophosphotransferase codes for MSSDKGLAIITVIIPVYKVERYIRECLDSVLSQNLGRRYRRCYVEIICVDDGTPDSSVDIIIEYMRKNSNIILLQQINQGQSVARNNALKIAKGRYVVFLDSDDLFPPDALKSLLDTAERTHSEVIISHAKAFNGRRSWYIEPHAEVACAFLNQVKFTHRAILMNSSPPWGKMYSRKLILDNNIEFPVGIKLAEDWIFVIAAMYRANHISSTSEITYLYRGRDDEDNPSCTQLVNEKVFSDLLKVYELTKQFNLPMQQIDYAKMFILRSLLYRLSKFSIDNEIIYCKSIYHDIRKFLVDEIGKDKIKIFTPIRRLPLLLIFYGFYSEAHRVMNQKYDKSCLKKGELVDDDYISKDFKYLTEKMKRQASIALKLKRGKKILSRRAWQLKYKFACACSSLLYRRKNIALIGERLGNTANDSSYHLFNFIQDNWVSKKEIDYYYVIKKDASTAVNLNGRKNVVKYGSFKHFMIFHASRSYIFSDSMRDVFFHWRDVSSQHNYKRKYFLQHGVFATSRAAGYYDCNSMNLRDELPDKFIVSSDFEKDLVCKNFSFEKSRVAVTGLSRFDKLPKKPPVKAEKKILLFFTWRENLSNLNEVDFIKTEYYKKIFEILNSKAIADILKASGFQLEACLHHKMSSYLNALKSRCEHTIYNMNDVNVQNLLIDADIMITDFSSASFDMVYQKKPVIFYWFDELRFFAQRGGPLINIERDLPGEICRNINSLSSAIDGLIQSGCVIRREFREQYSKYFKYRDDKNCQRIMEIIEE; via the coding sequence ATGTCTAGCGATAAAGGATTAGCAATAATTACAGTTATTATTCCTGTATATAAAGTAGAGCGCTATATTCGTGAGTGTCTTGATTCTGTCTTATCTCAAAATTTAGGCAGGCGATATAGAAGGTGTTACGTTGAAATTATTTGCGTTGATGATGGTACTCCGGATAGTTCTGTAGATATCATTATTGAATATATGCGTAAAAACTCAAATATAATTTTACTACAACAAATAAACCAAGGACAGTCCGTTGCAAGAAATAACGCATTAAAAATAGCTAAGGGACGCTATGTTGTATTTCTTGATTCTGACGATTTATTTCCACCAGATGCTCTAAAGTCTCTTCTGGATACCGCTGAGCGAACTCATTCTGAAGTAATAATATCACACGCTAAAGCATTTAATGGCCGCCGCTCATGGTATATTGAACCTCATGCCGAAGTTGCCTGCGCTTTTCTTAACCAAGTAAAGTTCACACACCGTGCCATCTTAATGAATAGCTCTCCTCCATGGGGGAAGATGTATAGTCGGAAGTTGATATTAGACAATAATATTGAGTTCCCTGTCGGGATAAAATTAGCTGAGGATTGGATATTCGTTATTGCTGCTATGTATCGAGCTAACCACATATCGTCAACATCTGAGATCACTTATTTATACAGAGGGCGGGATGATGAAGATAATCCTTCTTGCACACAGTTAGTTAATGAGAAAGTATTTTCAGATCTGCTTAAAGTATACGAACTGACTAAACAGTTCAATCTGCCTATGCAGCAAATTGATTATGCAAAAATGTTTATATTAAGAAGTTTACTTTATCGATTGTCAAAATTTTCTATTGATAATGAGATAATTTATTGTAAGTCAATATATCATGACATTAGAAAGTTTTTGGTTGATGAGATCGGAAAGGATAAAATTAAAATATTTACACCAATTAGACGGTTACCGTTATTATTGATTTTTTATGGTTTTTATTCTGAAGCACATCGGGTGATGAATCAAAAATATGATAAGTCTTGCCTTAAGAAAGGGGAACTTGTTGATGATGATTATATCTCAAAGGATTTTAAATATCTTACTGAGAAAATGAAAAGACAGGCTTCTATTGCCTTAAAGTTAAAGAGGGGAAAGAAGATTTTATCAAGACGTGCATGGCAGTTAAAATATAAATTTGCCTGTGCCTGCTCTTCACTTCTATATAGACGAAAAAATATTGCTCTTATTGGTGAGCGACTTGGAAATACAGCAAATGATTCAAGTTATCACCTGTTTAACTTCATACAAGATAACTGGGTCTCAAAAAAGGAAATCGATTATTATTATGTAATAAAAAAGGATGCTTCAACTGCGGTAAACCTTAATGGTCGAAAAAATGTAGTGAAGTATGGTTCATTTAAGCATTTTATGATTTTTCATGCTTCGAGAAGTTATATTTTTAGCGATAGCATGAGAGATGTTTTTTTTCACTGGAGAGATGTTTCTTCTCAACATAACTATAAGAGAAAGTATTTTTTGCAGCATGGAGTATTTGCCACCAGCCGGGCAGCGGGTTACTACGATTGCAATTCTATGAACCTCAGAGATGAACTGCCAGATAAATTTATTGTTAGTTCTGATTTTGAAAAAGATCTTGTTTGTAAAAATTTTTCCTTTGAAAAATCTAGGGTTGCTGTAACCGGTTTGTCAAGGTTTGATAAACTTCCCAAAAAACCACCAGTGAAGGCTGAGAAGAAAATACTGTTATTTTTTACCTGGCGTGAAAATTTAAGTAATTTGAATGAAGTCGATTTTATTAAAACGGAATATTATAAGAAAATATTTGAAATACTTAACAGTAAAGCAATCGCAGATATATTGAAGGCTTCCGGTTTTCAACTTGAGGCATGTCTCCACCATAAAATGAGTAGTTACCTTAATGCGCTGAAAAGTAGATGTGAGCATACTATTTATAACATGAATGATGTTAATGTTCAGAATCTATTAATCGATGCCGATATTATGATAACTGATTTCTCATCTGCATCTTTCGATATGGTTTATCAGAAAAAACCAGTGATATTTTATTGGTTTGATGAATTGCGATTTTTTGCCCAAAGAGGGGGACCATTAATTAATATAGAGCGCGATCTTCCAGGGGAAATCTGCAGAAATATTAATAGTCTTTCAAGTGCTATAGACGGGTTAATACAATCTGGTTGTGTGATAAGGAGAGAATTTAGGGAACAATACAGTAAATACTTCAAATATAGGGATGATAAGAACTGTCAGCGAATCATGGAAATTATTGAGGAATAG
- a CDS encoding DUF6270 domain-containing protein — protein MSYTYQITTDDMLIGKRIDDVIYISLESFYSYITSDKATYDDVGINIEMARFFSFINEVDKLIIDLTGDENIISNILVDNFFTSLSVFISILPEFLKVEVKGQNLDVADSYISKRKSEISDIIEFNNKIVKKIRSNSLSKQVETIIYGSCDSRDIFRIYQDTNRVTRFNIVYYATNISIATILATPFLYDKNFVKLESKFLESCVRDDLSKVIVNNIIKSMTPDSIFVIDLMDERFDIIRCSGSEFTKSWNLQKTELFKNLNIDSVLHFDSEEKYENTCKNITKLLNVLSGLISSNRIFFNETLMCTHYFNNDSAFIPFSNECYSIDAFNIFISRVIEYVKVNHSSINFISTPPYLNFGDCTHLWGLHPYHYNKTFYLSRARQIFSSLV, from the coding sequence ATGAGCTATACATATCAAATTACGACAGATGACATGTTAATCGGAAAAAGAATAGATGATGTTATTTATATATCTCTCGAGTCTTTTTATAGCTATATAACTTCGGATAAAGCCACCTATGATGATGTAGGTATTAACATCGAGATGGCGAGATTTTTCAGTTTCATAAACGAAGTAGATAAACTCATTATTGATCTGACTGGTGATGAGAATATTATTTCAAATATTCTTGTTGATAATTTTTTTACTTCCTTGTCTGTTTTTATATCTATTCTTCCAGAGTTTTTAAAAGTAGAAGTTAAAGGACAAAACTTGGATGTTGCAGATTCATATATTTCTAAACGAAAAAGTGAGATATCTGATATTATTGAATTCAACAATAAGATAGTGAAAAAAATAAGAAGTAATAGTTTGTCAAAGCAAGTTGAAACTATAATCTATGGTAGTTGTGATTCCAGAGATATCTTCAGAATATATCAGGATACCAATAGGGTCACGAGATTTAATATCGTTTATTATGCTACTAATATTAGTATTGCAACTATTCTGGCTACGCCATTTTTATATGATAAAAATTTTGTTAAACTTGAAAGTAAATTTTTGGAGTCTTGTGTAAGGGACGATTTAAGCAAAGTAATTGTTAACAATATAATAAAAAGCATGACACCTGACTCTATTTTTGTTATTGATTTAATGGATGAGCGATTTGATATCATCCGATGTTCTGGGTCGGAATTTACAAAATCATGGAATTTGCAAAAAACTGAACTGTTTAAGAATTTAAACATCGATAGTGTATTGCATTTTGATTCCGAAGAGAAGTATGAAAATACATGTAAAAATATTACGAAGCTATTGAATGTGCTGAGCGGATTGATTTCTTCCAACAGAATTTTTTTTAATGAAACATTAATGTGTACACATTATTTTAATAATGATTCTGCATTTATTCCATTTAGCAATGAATGTTATTCTATTGATGCGTTTAATATTTTTATTTCGCGCGTGATTGAATATGTAAAAGTAAATCATTCATCTATTAATTTTATATCGACGCCACCATACTTAAACTTTGGGGATTGTACTCACTTATGGGGGTTGCATCCATATCACTATAATAAAACGTTTTATTTAAGTAGAGCGAGGCAAATATTCTCTTCCTTGGTATGA
- a CDS encoding Stealth CR1 domain-containing protein, whose translation MFIKKIKKFLNSPEIFLRDYFLKRKPIIRNEIRCPVEEEAILLKHDLEFEEIINTTFPIDVVYTWVDDRDDMWVKRLEKFSLRDNVQPSHEIDHARFENHNELYYSVSSVLKNMPWVRKIFIVTDSQQPQWSQSFNTDKIKIIDHKDIIDGKFLPTFNSHVIEAHLHLIPDLSEQFIYFNDDVFVSRELPASHFFKSNGLASLFLSKKSLMKMRTGGVSTPTLSASLNSSNILRELGMEVDSPLVHTYVPLTKSGYDYVWSHFRDRIELFLGNKFRESNDLNLATFLVPWVSYTMGNAYPNRDICYYFNIRSAHAKSFYRSMDDAMNTKTMPHSICANDFSANNLNVLPEYNNRLVQELNKYFEI comes from the coding sequence ATGTTTATTAAAAAGATAAAGAAGTTTTTAAATAGTCCGGAAATATTCCTTAGAGATTATTTTTTAAAGAGAAAGCCAATTATCAGGAATGAGATTAGATGTCCTGTAGAAGAGGAAGCCATCCTTTTAAAACATGATCTTGAATTTGAAGAAATAATAAACACAACATTTCCTATTGATGTTGTGTATACATGGGTTGATGATCGTGATGATATGTGGGTAAAAAGACTGGAGAAATTTAGTTTAAGAGATAATGTACAGCCATCCCATGAAATAGATCACGCAAGATTCGAAAACCACAACGAGTTGTATTACTCAGTATCAAGTGTTCTAAAAAACATGCCTTGGGTCAGGAAAATTTTTATTGTCACCGACTCACAGCAACCGCAATGGAGTCAGAGTTTTAATACTGATAAGATTAAAATCATAGATCACAAAGATATTATTGATGGGAAATTTTTACCAACATTTAACTCACACGTAATTGAAGCCCATTTGCACTTAATTCCTGACCTATCTGAGCAGTTTATATATTTTAATGACGACGTTTTTGTTTCGAGAGAACTCCCGGCCAGTCATTTTTTCAAAAGTAACGGTCTTGCTTCACTTTTCTTATCAAAAAAAAGTTTGATGAAAATGAGAACTGGTGGTGTTTCCACTCCAACATTATCTGCATCACTTAATTCATCAAATATTTTAAGAGAACTTGGTATGGAAGTCGATAGCCCATTGGTTCATACCTATGTTCCTCTAACTAAAAGTGGCTACGATTATGTGTGGAGTCACTTTAGAGATAGAATTGAATTGTTTCTTGGCAATAAATTTCGTGAAAGCAATGACTTGAATCTTGCTACATTCTTAGTTCCATGGGTTAGCTATACAATGGGGAATGCATATCCAAATAGAGATATTTGCTATTATTTTAATATAAGGTCAGCACATGCAAAAAGTTTCTATAGATCAATGGATGATGCAATGAATACAAAAACTATGCCGCATTCTATATGTGCTAATGATTTTAGTGCTAACAATCTGAATGTATTACCTGAATACAACAATAGGTTGGTACAAGAACTTAACAAGTACTTTGAAATTTAA
- a CDS encoding ABC transporter ATP-binding protein, producing MISIENLTKSYLTSKGRHYVFKDMNIIFPEGKSIGLIGRNGAGKSTLLRMIGGIDRPDYGKVVTNNTISWPVGLAGGFQGSLTGRENVKFVSRLYSKENELVEKISFVEDFAELGKYFDMPIKTYSSGMRSRLAFGLSMAFKFEYYLVDEVTAVGDARFRKKCLNAFNERRQESSFLMVSHNLNSLKEYCDLACVLFTTESYKIYDDISEAIREYNSLHE from the coding sequence ATGATTAGTATTGAGAACCTGACAAAGTCGTATCTTACATCCAAAGGTAGGCATTACGTCTTCAAAGATATGAATATTATATTTCCTGAAGGGAAAAGTATTGGTTTGATAGGGCGAAACGGTGCGGGAAAGTCGACATTACTTCGTATGATTGGGGGGATAGATAGACCTGATTATGGGAAAGTTGTGACAAATAATACGATATCCTGGCCTGTTGGGCTTGCTGGTGGATTTCAGGGAAGCTTAACGGGGCGTGAAAACGTGAAGTTTGTCTCTCGACTCTATTCTAAAGAAAATGAATTGGTGGAAAAAATATCATTTGTTGAGGATTTTGCAGAGCTAGGTAAATACTTTGATATGCCAATCAAAACTTATTCATCAGGGATGAGGTCTAGACTTGCTTTTGGTTTAAGTATGGCATTCAAGTTTGAGTACTATTTGGTTGATGAGGTAACTGCTGTAGGTGATGCAAGATTTAGGAAAAAATGCCTTAATGCATTTAATGAACGTAGGCAAGAATCTAGCTTCTTAATGGTATCACATAATTTGAATTCACTAAAAGAATATTGCGATCTTGCTTGTGTATTATTCACCACTGAGAGTTATAAAATATATGACGACATCAGTGAAGCGATACGCGAGTATAACTCACTGCATGAGTAA
- a CDS encoding ABC transporter permease, which produces MARSGIEVQRAVIKALFMREIKTRFGKYRLGYLWAVLEPAAHLMVMIGIFGYVMHRTMPDISYPVFLINGIIPYFIFNDIANRSISAIEANQGLFNYRPVKPIDTIFARAFLESIIYIFVYLTLMSIIGVLGDKFTFSHILLLAIVWFFLVVFSCGVGMIFMVIGNAFPETEKFLPIIIKPFYFISCIMFPLHAIPKDYWPYLLWNPIIHIVELSREAVVEGYSSGGADLGYLAFISLVLFFIGMLCYLAREEAMLTS; this is translated from the coding sequence ATGGCGAGAAGTGGTATTGAGGTACAGCGGGCTGTCATTAAAGCGTTATTCATGAGGGAAATTAAAACCCGCTTTGGCAAGTATCGTCTGGGGTATCTGTGGGCGGTACTGGAGCCTGCTGCGCATTTGATGGTGATGATTGGAATATTTGGCTATGTTATGCATCGGACGATGCCGGATATTTCTTATCCTGTTTTTTTGATTAATGGGATTATTCCTTATTTTATTTTCAATGATATAGCTAATCGTTCCATCTCGGCAATAGAGGCTAATCAGGGGTTATTTAACTACAGGCCGGTTAAACCCATTGATACTATTTTTGCAAGGGCATTCCTGGAGTCCATAATTTATATATTTGTATATCTGACTCTAATGTCAATCATTGGGGTTTTAGGTGATAAGTTCACTTTCTCACATATCCTTTTACTTGCAATAGTATGGTTTTTTCTCGTTGTATTTTCCTGCGGTGTAGGCATGATCTTTATGGTAATTGGCAATGCTTTTCCTGAAACCGAGAAGTTTCTTCCAATCATAATAAAACCTTTTTATTTTATTTCTTGCATTATGTTTCCTTTACACGCAATACCAAAGGACTATTGGCCATACCTTTTGTGGAACCCTATTATACATATAGTAGAGTTGAGCCGTGAAGCCGTTGTTGAAGGATATAGCAGTGGTGGTGCTGATTTAGGATATCTTGCATTTATTTCCTTGGTGCTATTTTTCATTGGAATGTTATGTTATTTAGCTCGCGAAGAGGCGATGTTGACTTCATGA